The sequence AACGTAAGACCAACGCAATACCGCCCACTCCTACCACAATCGTTTATTCCAATCAGAAACGAACCTAGGCCACAACCAGTCAGGTTGCAACCTTTATCCAGCAGACCTCAGCGCCCAGTTCTTCGCCCTGAACCAAAACCATTTGCGGATGAAGATGATATTCAGCCCATCAGACAATACAATAGACCACAAGAACCAATCCGTGCAGCGCCTGTCAAAGCTGCGCCTCAGAAATACTCTCCTTCGAACAACAGGGAAAAGAAGCCAGTCTCACAAATTATCCGTAAATACAGAGAAGAAAACGAAGACGGCAGTATTACTTGGGGTTTCGAAAATGACGATGGTACTTTCAAAGAAGAAATTATaggtaataattgtattacaaGGGGCAAATATGGTTACATCGATCCAGATGGTTTGAAAAGAGAATACAACTATGAGACCGGTATTGCTTGTGACAACGCAAGAGATGAGCAAAACCAAAAAGGCTTTATTGACTACCAGGAAAACAAGGCCGTATTACCAAATGGTATTACAATTGATCTCAATGCTATGGGGAAGAAGTCGAAGCGGCCATTCAGATCACCAACTAATAACTAGAGCTTTTAggatttaatatgtatttattttagggtttaattgtaagaaaaatgTGAGTTcgtgatcatgaaacatatgaTTAAAGTACTgacaaataaacttaaaaaatacatttaattttatttaacatagctttttataggttatttttttattttcctatctctttcaatatgtttaaattacataGAAATGCTGAATTAAAGTTTGGGTGTCATATTagtagaaaattttaaaaaaagtgcatTTTGACACTCATAAGTGAACAAACTGGGATACAATTTCAAATCTATTATTTGAATAAGAATTGTCTGAACAGTCAACTCACAATGACAACTAATAAGTAGTGAGTTAGTTAAGCAAGACAGAATATATTGTTGCTTCCAGTAGTTTGTGTCCGCAGTAATgactaaagtaaataaaaaacttgttAATATAAGGTGACCAACTGTACTCATTTACAGAGTTTTGTACTCTTTTTTCGCAAACCGTACTCTTTTCAAAACCTGTACTCTGAAAGTACTCATTTGTATAATTCTATACTCATTTGTACTCGTATTTCTAAAACATTTTGtcgattatattatttcaattttattcattaaatattattttaacagtgATTTGAATTTCACGCGCGCATTTTGCTTGCCGTTTCCGGCACGTCAGAGGACAGGGCAAACACCAGACACGAGGTTGACATTGATTTGAATTTCGCGCGCACATATGGCTGCCGTTTCCGGCACAATTGAGAGGCCGTATTATGTATCTGGAGAGATAGATAAATACTACAAACCTCTTTTTCTAAcgtcaaaattacatttgtgaCAAGAGATGGATCTGGAATATCTATCTCTCCAATATTTGAGTACGTAATCCCCAGGGCTGATCAGTGATCTTTGATGTGCAGTCTGTATGGCATGCTTGACAGTCTTGACGCATGCGTAGTATGTACGGCAAAGTTTTATGGGAATCCCCTttctgtttaattaatttgaggTAAGAGAAAACCAACAATTTCGTACTTTTTGTTCAAGTAAACAAGATTTGAggtgtacaaaataaaataaagttttatttatctagTGAAGGGGAAGTTGCATgtaagtattaatattatacctaGTTTCATAttcattttacttaaaaatatcagattataatatttatttaaaatcaaaataaaaaatatattactaatataatttttagattattaattcaaatatgAGCGATTACAAAAGGAGGAAAAATCGTTAaaacgaaaatttaaaaaaagagtttCCGTTCATTGttgttaaaaatcaaaataatgacTCCTTGGTTAACTGCACAATCTGCAATAGGGAATTTtcaatgaacaaaaaatagttGGTCACCTTAGTTAATAGTACTTGGGACCAATTTTCTATactctaatttttaattccgtagaattctgacagctatcattttttgacatgtcagataTGACAAACATTTCAATACAACTCTGAACATCTGAAtctattcatacattttatttgttagtgaatgtatatgtttgtgtttttaaaaaggtttactaaacctggaacTAGTAGGCAatgatgccagctaaagaataaaataaagtaattaaagttaattcgatatattgtttgtggtattgaaatatttgttatttttgtattaagtcACATgactaagtaaatatttagaattcCTTTTTGTAGatagaacataaaaaatacatcacatttttttttattgccttcAAATGGGTCAACTTTGTCCCTTTTTCGATGGAAAACtcttttagtagcaacacttatgaaatgttagaattctacggaatgaaaaatcagagtataaaTCAGATGACAGAATTTGTAAAAACAAGTCTATGAAGCCATTATAGTCTAATGGTAATGAAGATAAGGTGAGaggatataaaattataagtagTACTCGCATAGTTcctataattacttttaaaaaattacaattacacACTTATCACTAGTATGGTCGATTATTCATGTAGGGTTGTGGACGTCTCATTGGAGGAGGCATTCTATTAGCGGGAGTGATTGATATATCCAAATAATTGCCAATTTGAAACTTGACTTGGGAAAGAGTTTTATTATCATCATTCCCTCTTTGACCAGAACATGTAACACCAATTTCTCTCATGCGATATGTTGGTGTCCGCATATCTGGATACACAATGGCAAAGTCAAAATAAGTACCCTTACGACGTGTCTCAGGATTCACTTCTTTCACTAGGCTAGTAAGTTCCCGAAGAGTTGCATCCATCCATGTGTATATTTGCAACTCATTCTGCGGAACCCCACCTCTTGCATAGTCACCAGGAGAATTGTGTCTGCCAGTTGAACAAAAAACTCGAAGCAGAAGAGGGCAGgtctgaaatattattattttaaataaaatctgagGTGGTAAATTAACTAAGAACAGAAATCTGTCAATGCAAATGCATTGATCGgcaaaaaaggtattttaagATGACTTAATGGTTCatcttatatttataaatagaattaatatttagaaGATTTTGTTAAGTATGCATCTATTCTTATGTATTCATATAAAGTGTTAACCTTTTCTCTATCAACTGGTTTTTCTGCCGGTTTAACCTCTTCGACAACCATTGATTCTACTCCCGCCATTTTCATGCCCCtggtttaatttgtttgttaaacGGGCTGaaatagaatgaaaaaatataatgtaaagttACTAATCCAAAGCTGAAGCTTTACGAGTTTGTTTGGTAGACGACAAGAaacataaaatgtaaatacacACAGTTCACCATTTGAcaataggatttttttttaatttaatgaaattacgACTACACCACAGAGTACAGATAAAGAATTCACCACAGGAACACACTAGAGAGCTAAATATGGTAAACGGAgcaaattatgtaaaacaaaagtcCACGCCATTaggtgtggcagaatatgcaaGGTTTAAATTGTACcaacataaaatttttgttatttatcatattcttgcaaacttattataaaaagaacaACAGTGACAAAAAACTTAGAACAAAGGCACAGACTAGagcctaaattttattttaaatctatgtAAAATCatcattttagatgtaagttTAGGTaggtatgtttaaaaatgtgCTATAATGAtctaaattctaaaattacaattcCACTTACACCACTTCATTCTTCGTCTAGGCACTGCTGAACACTGTCAAATAAGTTAGCGccataaaaattttacatcATACCGAAACcacaaatacatttataaaaatcataataaatattattttactcttaactataacatatattattataatatgtatatattttttagaaattaaatttgaaacttTAAAACAAAGTGTCAATCAAGGTTTAATTTACTAGGTTTGACAATAAGCATTTGACATTTATGTTAAATGTATTCCGAAATCGGATCGATTGTTttgaatttgttaaaatatttttagatcaGTAATCACAGTTTCGTAAactgattaattatttttaactttaggTTTAATTCTCAAGTCGCGATGGCTGACAAAGAAGACGACGAAACCTTTCAAGAAGATGACGTATATATAAATCCTGAAGATGGAATGCCTAATGTTCATCCAAATATCGCTGATATACATCCGGACAGTGATTCCCATGACGAACTTAACGAATTTGACGATCTACCAAAGTCCGTGATTGTAACAAATATACCAAGCGATGTCTTCTCCGACGAGAAGTTGAAAAAAGAACTTGAAGATTTATTTCGTACGTTTTctgataatataacttttcagtggttaaaaagttttaaacgcCTACGTGTGAACTACGACAGCCCTCTAGCCGCAGCCAATGCACGAGTACAACTTCATCAGTATCACTTCCATAGtacctatattaattgttattttgccCAACCCGTTACGCCAATTTCATTGAAGAATCTGCAACCGCCAGCGCCTGTCAAGCAATATCTGATTTCTCCACCTGCTAGCCCTCCTATTGGATGGGAGCCACGGGAAGAAGGTGAACCGATAGTAAATGCTGATTTATTAGCAGCAATAGCTAGTTTGGCTCCTGGAGAAAGTCATGAACTACATGCCCCTACTCCGACACAGCCTGCGATTATAGTGCACACAGCCCTATCTGCTGAGCCTGCACCCATATCCTGTAAGATTCAACACACAAGATGTCCTGAATACTGATATGCCTTGTTGGAATTTGTagatgaattatatttttagagtAGCAGTCCAATGCTTTTTTCTGTCACAGAAGTCAATTTGACCCGTGATGCCAAAGATATTGCAGAGTTACTAAAAATTagtgaaatttaaatgaaactgGTAATATATGGGCTcagttatataaatttacgattattaTATCTACAAACACATTAATGTTACTTACATATAATTCACTTTTATTAACTTATGCCCAGTATTACCAATTTATGTAGATAAATttgctttttaatttatttatgtgaggaataataaaattatattggtgctattttttgaataacataacatttatgttttcagttattagataaatatagatttaattttggatATCTATTTAACACACCGTTTCTGGAACaccaacatttttaaatattaaaaggtgATGTTAGAAAATCCAAAATTTATAGGTATTTTAGGACActtatttaatgtaacataTCATGACTTTCCAGGATATCATTCAAACAATTTTGTTTGCTcaacttaatatatttatctttgAAAACCTTTTATATAGAGTCTGACTAACAATATGTTTACCAACActtgtaaattaattgtttcaggtgttcttattaaaatatctattatgttttattcattggaataaatcttatatctagatataaataaacaagttCTCTATGTGGTTCtctttatcattattaatctCTGAATTTATGGTCTAAATGTCTCTCTCTCTCTGTGTTGTGGCCtcatgttaaaatttatatataattatggtCTTTAGAgctttagaaataaattaattgcatGATTTGTAAatgcatattttaaatatgtgtatataataataactgttatatgtataatataaatttatgcatgttaaaatattttttatttcttgtgattgaaaattatttacattaacatatatttttttttaacctggctttttaatgtaataggtcGTATATTTTTGCAGACAAGCCAATTGTTTTGTTGTTAATCTTGTAAGCTTATTAAATTGTACATTGGCAATAATTATCTGCAATACAATTATCTTATTTGCTTTGCtatttataaatgtgtttcgtattttcttgtttacattttcaatattcattttaaaaacaccGGCGGTATTTATCaagttagtaataatttatgaaaatctCATGTTAAATTCTCAAGTATGAGTGTCTCGGTATTAGACATAAATGCGATCTCgttgataaattaataatgtttctCACTGTCACattgtaaatgttataattGCTGTGATTTCTACTATTGTTTgatgtaaatacaaaatattatggaATAAGTGCATTTTATTTAGTGATCTAAAGTCCTAGTCCTAGAAATTCGTATACAAATTGagttaaattatgtatttggtTAAATTTCGTGGTTTGATTTCAAAGAATGAATACATactaaaaagatttaaaaagaagagatttaaaagtcaataacttcgaaaaaaaataccttaccAAGATAccttttactaaaaatatataaaaaaaacttaaatttttgacatgaattattaacataaaataagtaaatttagtttttttgttacttaGGTAAGGTGTCCAAACAATATTTCCTGATTTTCCAACATAACCTATACAAACCgaaaactttatatataatattattatagtataaataCTAGTCGTTtggaatattaattatcttcTCTAAATCTTAAACATAATAGCACTAACATtttatacaaacatttatttttaacataagttATTACATGTAACTTGGCATCATAATTGGAATAATTATGCTCCAGATTGATAAATAAGGTAGTTTAAGTATTGAATACGTTAAAgctcaaatatttaaacttactaaaaatacatattgaaTAACTATAATTATGATCCCTATACatatcaaatttattataatttatataaaaacttacagGTAATCGGATCATTACAACTAATGGACGGACTTCAACAATCGATAAAAGTGATAGATAACTTAAGAACTTGCAGTAGAATTCACTACCATCGACTGGGCAGCTTCTTCATCTTCGTCACCTGTGTAAGATTTCTTAGCTTTCTTTCTAAAGCAGGTAGAAAATAAAGTATCGCCCTTTCCGAAATTTTCACCATCTTCAATACTTTCCGGTAAAGGTTTATTCATAGTTTCTGGAAGAAACATGCAAAGGAATCCAGATACAAGGGCGAACACACCAAATGTAATGGCAGGTATCTTGGCATCAAAACTTTCCAATAATGTAATAAGAGGAGTTAGAGCTCCGCTAAGACGAGCAAACATAGAGCCTAAACCTAACGCAGTATTGCGTACTACTGTTGGAAAAAGTTCACATGAGTAATTATAAGCAATAGCGAACGATGCTGCTATGAATAGTTTTCCTATCACTATTATCACAGTTGTAACTGTCGCTCCTGCTGGTAGAAAAGCGGCTATAACGCAAGCAGTACCTCCTATCACCATAGcgatacttataaataatctacGACCCCATATATCTAGGAAGTAAAACACCATAAGGTAGCTTGGAATATCAACGAGACTAAAGACGGCAATTATAATGTAGGGATTCCCCTCCATCTTTCCAGAATTCAGTGTTAGCCCATAATATACCAAAGAATTGGCAAACCAACAAAGAGACATTATTATTGACATATTTCGTATATGAGGTGTTTTAAAAAGTTCAAGAGTTCCAGCTTTTGTTTTAACCactgttgtttttttatgaaaaaagcGCTCTTCTTTTGCTTTTGATACATATTCTGCTGTATCCAAAACTATATCtgatttgttaaatttaagtgCTTTCTGTACTATTTGGACAGCATCTTTAACTCTCCCTTGTCCATAAAGCCACCTAGGTGATTCATCCATAATCCATAAATGCGGTATAAGAATTAAACTATGCAGTCCGTATACGACTTGCAATATAGTTTTATCACTAATAATCGCTCCCCAAATTGCAACACACATCATGCCAAAAGAGAAGCAACAATGAAAGGCAACACTGCATTTAGTACGTTTACTGGGACCAACGATTTCCATAGTTAGCACAAATGCGGGTATGAAGGCACCGGCAGATCCAAACATTCCATATAAAAAGGTAAACGCTGAGAATGTCCAATATTCTGGAATAAACGCTACGAGTACTCCAAAAAGCAGTTGAAGTAGAGCTGACCAACAGAAAACCGTTTTTCTTCCGATTTTGTCTGCTAAACCGCCTAGAATAATTGCACCAGCAAATACACCTAACATATAAAATGATTGGACTAGTGCTCCTTTCCAGTAGTCGTGACAGACGAGATTCCACTCCATTCCACGCGAGGAAGCCCTGTATTTGGTGTCAAACACCCATTTCGAACATGTGCTCGTATCGTTGTTTTCAGTAAACACTAAGCATTTGTGAAGTTTACCAGAAGATGTTAAAGGAATAGTATTCAATATTTCTGTCGAGTTCCAATGTGCCATTGATGCATTGTCATCTATGCCATCCACCCAGCACCTGCAAAATGGAAGAACCACTAAATTTACTGTAGAATATTTTTGCAATTTTCCTCAGaactatattaattatcgAGATAGGTACTAAGTACATactatattgttatattaccATTAGAATTAAATCACTTACGCGGCGTATATTACAGCCTTAGAATACACctatatcaaaaacaattaaagtaaaaaatcattgcTAAGGAAAAGCCGTAACTCTAGTggtaatttcaaattttgaaaTGATGTCAGAAGCTGtatcaaaataacaaatatttacctAATAATTCGAACCTGATGCCTCGAGGTTGCCAATATTTGAATAGCGACTACAACATGCGGCAACGCCGCATTAGTTTAAGAAGCGacatttaaagatttattgaattattcaaAAGCAATAGAGACAGATACAGAGAGATATTGCAATTGGTACTTACGAACCTACACTGGTCAATATTaactttcaattttttttttatagaacagggggcaaacttGCAGGAAGCTCATGTTATGGAagtatgttaagtgataccgcccatggacatgcTCTATTGGTACACTTTTTcttggaccctaagtcgaattggttcggaaatacttcagtgggcggttccacatagtggtggtgcgcggcagaaactgccttaaaaaactctcagttgtggaacgacgaacgtcgaggtgatacgggtggaatttcgtattctgatgatgaaactcagctgcaggtatttactcaaacaactcctctgaacactctccttCATAAAATGGGAACTATTGTCATTATTCTAACACATAAGATTACATTACTTTGTATACTTTTAGATCTTGGGTTGAAATAGCAATATTATTGGTAAATAAATTGATACATATTGGAATTGCGAGGAAAACTTGATttggacaattttttttgtcaatgtCAATGATTTCTAATGAtgcttaaatttatacttGAAGGTTGCCTTATTTTagacatattttcatactgtatattatcaataaaagttGTTTGCTTATGGTTCGTCATATGATGAATTATTCTATTGAATTCGGCGGACGTCGAATTAGTAACagggttttaaaataaaactactatggtgagaaaataatttattcctttTCTATTGCCTTTGGTatagaaaatacaatttctaGATTCTTTTCCcctaaaatatagataaaactCTCTTAAGGCACACAATGTATTTCatccataaaaatattacaatgttATTCTCTATTTCTACACATATACATTGAAACTTGTAAAAAACGTCgtttctttttgtatataagtcGAATCGAAGAATTTAGCTTTTCTTttgaattgataaataatgCTTGTGACAGGAACACTTTGGATtgatattaaacattaataatttgacaataataaattaaaaatgaaaatatataacaaattttatatactttaccTATTCTAATTTATCAAGTCAATCTTtgtactataatatttaacaatgttttatactatcgaaaaaaactataaaattatttaacgtaAAACAATTTCACTATTAATCtatcaaataaatgtaaatttattattcttttcacaagtcaattttcaattattaaaactaagtttttattcgaaattcaatatctatatataatttaagaaaaatatattcaacaaTTTAGTTATAAGATCTTATTtatcacaaattttaatactatttaaaacataGACATTTGGTAATTGGTAACATTGCATTGCTGTTGTAAatggtttattatatttacttatgtTTTTCTACGGATATGGAACATATACAGTATAcactaacataatatttatatataacgaCATATAAACTAAAGTAATATGAAATGCAAGGTACAAGATAGTGGAATGGTGTattacgaaaataatattcgTATTAACTTTTGTgcgttgaataaaaataactgctTAAGCGACGTTAAAGTAAAAtagcaaaaatataaagatttaatagtaaatagtatacttttatttttcaagcCTCGTTAATCTTTgaacttttaaaactaataactaaCCAACTATAAACTAGTAGAACGAACAAAGCACATGTCtgtcaaaaaagtaaaaatagaGGAACTCGATATATGGAATGACTTTCTAAAACAACTCTCTTACTGAAGTATGAAATACCACGATCAATTAATTTGGACGGAACGACTGAAATGTTTTCTCGTTCAATGTTaagtaaatttcaaaaaattagaTCGATTCTTAAGCTCCCTTACTCATATCACCAAGTGGAACCATTGCCTCGGTGGTTTTTTCATCAGCAGCATatgttttattactctttTTCCCTAAGCAACTGCCAAAGCAGTTGTCGCCTCTGCCAAAGGTTTCACCGTCATTAAGAGATTGTGGCATTGGTTGATTCATAGTCTCAGGCAAGAATAAACATAGAAAACCTGATAAAAGCGCTACAATTCCAAATGTCACTGCTGGAATTTTTGGGTTAAATGAATCGAGTAAGGTTATTAATGGAGTAAGGGCTCCAGACAGCCTAGCGAACATGGAACCTAATCCTATAGCCGAGTTCCGTACTACAGTGGGGAATAATTCAGctgaataattgtaaataattgcaAATGATCCAGCAATGAACAGTTTTCCACCTATAACAATAACGGTAGAAACCATAGAACCTGATGGCAAAAATGTTGCAACAACGCACGCACCTCCACCAATAATCATCATAGAACTCATTAACGCTCTTCGGCCCCAAATGTCaagaaaatatatgacaaatgCATAACTTGGAAATTCAACGAGTCCAAAAACAGCTGTAATTAAATAAGGATTTCCTTCAAGCTTTCCCGTACTGAGTGTAAGACCATAATAAACTAAAGAATTTGCAAACCatgcaaaacaaatatttatggttttaattcttaaattagGAGTCTTAAATAGATCAATAATTCCAGCACTCTGTTCTTCTGATCCCTTTGATGCCTCGACTCTACCTTTAGAAACAAGTTCAGCTCTATCTAAAACTTCATCAGATTTGTTACACTTAAGAGCTTTTTGCACGATGTCGACAGCTTCTTTAGCTCGTCCTTGTGCCCACAGCCATCTTGGTGATTCATCCATTATCCATATATGAGGGATTAATATGACACCATGTAATCCATATACAACTTGAAGGAGGACTCGATTGTCGATAAGTGCTCCCCAGCCGGCGACTAACATTATTCCCACAGCAAAGGCACATTGAAAGGCTACACCACAGCTGGTTCGTTTCTTAGGACCAACAATTTCCATTGTCAACACAAACGCCGGAATATAAGCACCAGCAGAGCCGAATAGTGCATAGAAAAACGTACCAACTAAGAAAGACCAGTACTCTGGTATGAACGCTACGCCTACACCTAAAATTAATTGCAACACTGATGACCAGCAAAATACAGTCTTTCGTCCATATTTATCCGCTAATCCTCCTAAGTATACTGCTCCGGTGAATACACCCAACATGTAAATAGTTTGTGCTAAAGCTCCCTTCCACCTTTGGTCACAGACAAGATCCCATTCAATGGCGCGCGAAGAGGTTCTGTACTTCGAGTCATATACCCATTTGGTGCACGCTTCAGTTTCGTTGTCTTCATTGTATACAAGGCAATTGTGTAGACCCCCAGCCAGAGTTAAAGGAATTGATTGCAGAATTTCTGTTGAGTTCCACGAGGCTATAGTTTCGTTCGTGTCCACACCTTCTACCCAGCATCTGAAATGAGATACTTTTCTAAGCAAGCGCTCTaaggatttaaatatatttttaa is a genomic window of Pieris napi chromosome 2, ilPieNapi1.2, whole genome shotgun sequence containing:
- the LOC125056984 gene encoding translation initiation factor IF-2 → MRTLLILSLCAVTAYAQYDGPAPPRLQIPGAVQVGGSRQGGFRQGRIQAAPIPIARVRRPGLARPSFKSVDAAPRPSLQSLEEPAKPVTEEPEDEIEINTPTAYGNAYSTPEPQNDYFDITTTSQPKPPSAFNSSPFAQTTPSLPKLENVRPTQYRPLLPQSFIPIRNEPRPQPVRLQPLSSRPQRPVLRPEPKPFADEDDIQPIRQYNRPQEPIRAAPVKAAPQKYSPSNNREKKPVSQIIRKYREENEDGSITWGFENDDGTFKEEIIGNNCITRGKYGYIDPDGLKREYNYETGIACDNARDEQNQKGFIDYQENKAVLPNGITIDLNAMGKKSKRPFRSPTNN
- the LOC125057000 gene encoding protein sarah isoform X1; the protein is MFNSQVAMADKEDDETFQEDDVYINPEDGMPNVHPNIADIHPDSDSHDELNEFDDLPKSVIVTNIPSDVFSDEKLKKELEDLFRTFSDNITFQWLKSFKRLRVNYDSPLAAANARVQLHQYHFHSTYINCYFAQPVTPISLKNLQPPAPVKQYLISPPASPPIGWEPREEGEPIVNADLLAAIASLAPGESHELHAPTPTQPAIIVHTALSAEPAPISCKIQHTRCPEY
- the LOC125057008 gene encoding histone deacetylase complex subunit SAP18; protein product: MKMAGVESMVVEEVKPAEKPVDREKTCPLLLRVFCSTGRHNSPGDYARGGVPQNELQIYTWMDATLRELTSLVKEVNPETRRKGTYFDFAIVYPDMRTPTYRMREIGVTCSGQRGNDDNKTLSQVKFQIGNYLDISITPANRMPPPMRRPQPYMNNRPY
- the LOC125057000 gene encoding protein sarah isoform X2; this translates as MADKEDDETFQEDDVYINPEDGMPNVHPNIADIHPDSDSHDELNEFDDLPKSVIVTNIPSDVFSDEKLKKELEDLFRTFSDNITFQWLKSFKRLRVNYDSPLAAANARVQLHQYHFHSTYINCYFAQPVTPISLKNLQPPAPVKQYLISPPASPPIGWEPREEGEPIVNADLLAAIASLAPGESHELHAPTPTQPAIIVHTALSAEPAPISCKIQHTRCPEY
- the LOC125056964 gene encoding organic cation transporter protein isoform X1, whose amino-acid sequence is MKIPGKAIMDKEHALEEMMGKLGDFGKYQAFQFFLHILAAMTAGLHMLSLVTVAAVPEHRCWVDGIDDNASMAHWNSTEILNTIPLTSSGKLHKCLVFTENNDTSTCSKWVFDTKYRASSRGMEWNLVCHDYWKGALVQSFYMLGVFAGAIILGGLADKIGRKTVFCWSALLQLLFGVLVAFIPEYWTFSAFTFLYGMFGSAGAFIPAFVLTMEIVGPSKRTKCSVAFHCCFSFGMMCVAIWGAIISDKTILQVVYGLHSLILIPHLWIMDESPRWLYGQGRVKDAVQIVQKALKFNKSDIVLDTAEYVSKAKEERFFHKKTTVVKTKAGTLELFKTPHIRNMSIIMSLCWFANSLVYYGLTLNSGKMEGNPYIIIAVFSLVDIPSYLMVFYFLDIWGRRLFISIAMVIGGTACVIAAFLPAGATVTTVIIVIGKLFIAASFAIAYNYSCELFPTVVRNTALGLGSMFARLSGALTPLITLLESFDAKIPAITFGVFALVSGFLCMFLPETMNKPLPESIEDGENFGKGDTLFSTCFRKKAKKSYTGDEDEEAAQSMVVNSTASS
- the LOC125056964 gene encoding organic cation transporter protein isoform X2, coding for MKIPGKAIMDKEHALEEMMGKLGDFGKYQAFQFFLHILAAMTAGLHMLSLVTVAAVPEHRCWVEGVDTNETIASWNSTEILQSIPLTLAGGLHNCLVYNEDNETEACTKWVYDSKYRTSSRAIEWDLVCDQRWKGALAQTIYMLGVFTGAVYLGGLADKYGRKTVFCWSSVLQLILGVGVAFIPEYWSFLVGTFFYALFGSAGAYIPAFVLTMEIVGPKKRTSCGVAFQCAFAVGIMLVAGWGALIDNRVLLQVVYGLHGVILIPHIWIMDESPRWLWAQGRAKEAVDIVQKALKCNKSDEVLDRAELVSKGRVEASKGSEEQSAGIIDLFKTPNLRIKTINICFAWFANSLVYYGLTLSTGKLEGNPYLITAVFGLVEFPSYAFVIYFLDIWGRRALMSSMMIIGGGACVVATFLPSGSMVSTVIVIGGKLFIAGSFAIIYNYSAELFPTVVRNSAIGLGSMFARLSGALTPLITLLDSFNPKIPAVTFGIVALLSGFLCLFLPETMNQPMPQSLNDGETFGRGDNCFGSCLGKKSNKTYAADEKTTEAMVPLGDMSKGA
- the LOC125056964 gene encoding organic cation transporter protein isoform X4 encodes the protein MNMENWILVRCWVEGVDTNETIASWNSTEILQSIPLTLAGGLHNCLVYNEDNETEACTKWVYDSKYRTSSRAIEWDLVCDQRWKGALAQTIYMLGVFTGAVYLGGLADKYGRKTVFCWSSVLQLILGVGVAFIPEYWSFLVGTFFYALFGSAGAYIPAFVLTMEIVGPKKRTSCGVAFQCAFAVGIMLVAGWGALIDNRVLLQVVYGLHGVILIPHIWIMDESPRWLWAQGRAKEAVDIVQKALKCNKSDEVLDRAELVSKGRVEASKGSEEQSAGIIDLFKTPNLRIKTINICFAWFANSLVYYGLTLSTGKLEGNPYLITAVFGLVEFPSYAFVIYFLDIWGRRALMSSMMIIGGGACVVATFLPSGSMVSTVIVIGGKLFIAGSFAIIYNYSAELFPTVVRNSAIGLGSMFARLSGALTPLITLLDSFNPKIPAVTFGIVALLSGFLCLFLPETMNQPMPQSLNDGETFGRGDNCFGSCLGKKSNKTYAADEKTTEAMVPLGDMSKGA